From Vitis vinifera cultivar Pinot Noir 40024 chromosome 14, ASM3070453v1, a single genomic window includes:
- the LOC100254907 gene encoding probable disease resistance protein At1g61190: protein MVEIVVSVAAKVSEYLVAPVGRQLGHLFNYRTNVEDLSQQVAKLRDARARQQHSVDEAIRKGHKIEDDVCKWFTRADGFIQVACKFLEEEKEAQKTCFNGLCPNLKSRYQLSKEARKKAGVAVEIHGDGQFERVSYRPPLLEIGSAPPKASKVLESRMLTLNEVMKALRDADINTIGIWGMGGVGKNTLVKQVAEQAAQEKLFDKVVMTSVFQTPDFRRIQGEIADMLGMKFEEESEQGRAARLHRKINEEKTILIILDDIWAELELEKIGIPSPDNHKGCKLVLTSRNKHVLSNEMSTQKDFGVEHLQGDEAWILFKNMVGDSIENPDLLLIATDVAKECTGLPIAIVTVAKALKNKNVSIWKDALKQLKTQTSTNITGMGTKVYSTLKLSYKHLEGDEVKSLFLLCGLFSNYIDIRDLLKYGMGLRLFQGTNTLEEAKNRIETLVDNLKASNLLLETRYNAVFRMHDVVQNVAIEIASKEHHVFTFQTGVRMEEWPNMDELQKFTMIYLDCCDIRELPEGLVCPKLELLNVIQTTIRL, encoded by the coding sequence atggtagaaattgTTGTTTCGGTTGCAGCAAAAGTTTCAGAGTACCTGGTCGCTCCAGTTGGACGTCAGCTGGGTCACTTGTTTAACTACCGCACCAACGTTGAGGACCTCTCTCAACAGGTTGCCAAGCTGAGGGATGCCAGGGCTAGGCAGCAGCATTCTGTGGATGAAGCTATTAGGAAGGGACATAAAATCGAGGATGATGTTTGCAAGTGGTTTACACGTGCTGATGGGTTCATACAAGTTGCTTGCAAATTCCTAGAAGAAGAGAAGGAAGCACAGAAGACTTGTTTCAATGGGTTGTGCCCTAATTTGAAGTCCCGGTACCAGCTAAGCAAGGAAGCAAGGAAGAAGGCAGGGGTTGCTGTTGAAATCCATGGAGATGGCCAATTTGAGAGGGTATCCTATCGTCCCCCTCTGCTAGAGATAGGGTCTGCACCTCCCAAAGCTAGCAAAGTTTTAGAATCTAGAATGTTGACTTTGAATGAAGTTATGAAGGCCTTAAGGGATGCTGATATCAACACAATCGGGATATGGGGAATGGGTGGCGTCGGGAAGAACACGTTGGTGAAACAAGTGGCTGAACAAGCTGCGCAAGAGAAGCTATTCGACAAGGTGGTCATGACATCTGTGTTCCAGACTCCAGACTTCAGAAGAATTCAAGGAGAAATTGCAGACATGCTAGGTATGAAATTTGAGGAGGAGAGTGAACAGGGAAGAGCAGCTCGACTACATCGGAAGATCAACGAAGAGAAGACCATCCTCATTATCTTGGATGATATTTGGGCGGAACTTGAGTTGGAGAAAATAGGAATTCCTTCTCCAGACAACCACAAGGGATGCAAATTAGTGCTAACTTCTAGAAATAAACACGTCTTATCAAATGAGATGAGTACTCAAAAGGATTTTGGAGTTGAACATTTACAAGGAGATGAAGCATGgattttatttaagaatatgGTGGGTGATTCCATTGAGAATCCAGATTTGCTACTTATAGCAACTGATGTAGCAAAAGAATGCACGGGTTTGCCAATTGCAATAGTAACAGTGGCAAAGGCATTGAAAAACAAGAATGTGTCTATTTGGAAGGATGCCCTGAAACAACTGAAAACGCAAACCTCTACAAACATAACAGGAATGGGAACAAAGGTATACTCAACTCTGAAGTTGAGCTACAAACACTTGGAGGGAGATGAAGTGAAGTCATTGTTCTTGCTTTGTGGtctattttctaattatattgATATTAGGGACTTGTTGAAATATGGTATGGGTCTGCGATTATTTCAAGGAACTAATACATTGGAGGAAGCAAAAAATAGAATAGAGACATTGGTTGACAACCTCAAAGCCTCAAATTTGTTACTAGAAACACGCTATAACGCAGTTTTTAGAATGCATGATGTTGTTCAGAATGTTGCCATAGAAATTGCATCCAAGGAGCATCACGTGTTTACATTCCAGACAGGTGTTAGAATGGAAGAATGGCCAAATATGGATGAACTCCAAAAGTTCACCATGATATATCTGGACTGCTGTGATATTCGTGAACTTCCAGAAGGGCTGGTATGTCCAAAGCTTGAACTTTTGAATGTTATTCAAACCACAATTCGTCTCTGA